One Gloeothece verrucosa PCC 7822 DNA window includes the following coding sequences:
- a CDS encoding BrnT family toxin produces MTIGINDFNQILVVVYTLRHNKYRIISARKANKRECQQYLNQSL; encoded by the coding sequence ATTACTATTGGAATAAATGATTTTAATCAAATTCTTGTAGTTGTCTATACCTTACGACATAATAAATACAGGATTATCTCAGCCAGAAAAGCTAATAAACGTGAGTGTCAACAATATCTAAATCAAAGCTTATGA
- a CDS encoding diflavin flavoprotein, whose translation MVATPVKTEKRLTIQTSEITVDTTAIRSLDWDRDRFDIEFGLQNGTTYNSYIIRGEKIALVDTSHEKFRQLYLDTLLGLIDPKEIDYLIISHTEPDHSGLVKDVLSLAPQAIVVGSKVAIQFLENFVHQPFERLQVKNGDTLDLGKGHVLEFVSAPNLHWPDTMLTYDRGTGTLFTCDVFGMHYCGDHLFDEDLAAIEKDYHFYYECLMGPNARSVLAAMKRMDQLAEITMVANGHGPLLRYNVNELLERYRSWSQAQAQAEKTAAVFYISDYGYSDRLSQAIARGITKTGIAVEMVDLKTADPQDVQELVNRAAALVIGMPPLSGSSNKGITTSLGTLIAAAHEKQYVGFFESYGGNDEPIDPLLTKFREIGLIKGFTSIRIKDTPTEATYQLCEESGTDLGQILSQDTKIKQRKSLDSDLDKAIGRISGGLYIITATKGDLSGAMLASWVSQASFEPPGFTIAVAKDRAIESLMHVGDTFVLNVLEESKYQPLMKHFLKRFPPGADRFEGVKTQPASNGAKILTESLAYLECEVVSRMECSDHWVVYSKVTNGRVSNLDGLTAVHHRKVGNYY comes from the coding sequence ATGGTAGCAACGCCCGTAAAAACTGAAAAACGTCTCACTATACAAACATCCGAGATTACAGTAGATACCACCGCCATCCGTTCCCTAGACTGGGACCGAGATCGTTTTGATATTGAGTTTGGACTACAAAACGGAACAACCTACAACTCTTACATCATTCGCGGGGAAAAAATCGCCCTTGTCGATACCTCTCATGAAAAATTCCGTCAGCTATATCTGGATACTCTGTTGGGGCTAATTGACCCTAAAGAGATCGATTATCTGATTATTAGTCATACTGAACCCGATCATAGTGGGTTAGTCAAAGACGTTCTCAGTCTGGCACCCCAAGCGATCGTCGTAGGTTCAAAAGTCGCGATCCAGTTTCTAGAAAACTTTGTGCATCAACCTTTTGAACGGTTACAGGTTAAAAATGGAGATACGCTAGACTTAGGGAAAGGCCATGTTTTAGAATTCGTCAGCGCCCCGAATTTACATTGGCCTGATACCATGTTGACTTATGATCGCGGAACCGGCACCCTTTTTACTTGTGATGTGTTTGGGATGCACTACTGTGGCGATCACCTGTTTGATGAAGATTTAGCCGCCATCGAAAAAGACTATCACTTCTATTATGAGTGTTTGATGGGTCCTAATGCTCGGTCTGTCCTAGCCGCCATGAAACGGATGGATCAATTAGCCGAAATCACGATGGTAGCTAATGGTCACGGGCCTCTGTTACGTTACAATGTCAATGAATTATTAGAACGTTATCGCAGTTGGTCACAGGCGCAAGCCCAAGCTGAAAAAACCGCCGCCGTATTTTATATCTCTGACTATGGATATAGTGATCGCCTTTCTCAAGCCATAGCTAGAGGGATCACGAAAACCGGTATCGCAGTAGAAATGGTGGACCTAAAAACGGCTGACCCTCAAGATGTGCAAGAATTAGTCAACCGTGCGGCGGCGCTTGTCATCGGGATGCCTCCGTTATCCGGAAGTAGTAACAAGGGTATTACCACCAGTTTAGGAACCCTTATTGCTGCCGCCCATGAGAAGCAATATGTTGGGTTTTTTGAGTCTTATGGGGGCAATGATGAACCCATCGACCCATTATTAACCAAGTTCCGAGAAATTGGCTTAATTAAAGGGTTTACCTCTATCCGCATTAAAGATACACCCACAGAAGCAACTTATCAACTCTGTGAAGAGTCCGGCACAGACTTAGGGCAAATTTTATCTCAGGATACCAAGATCAAACAACGAAAGTCTTTAGATAGTGATTTGGATAAGGCAATAGGACGTATTAGCGGCGGTTTATATATTATCACGGCCACTAAAGGAGATTTATCAGGGGCGATGTTAGCCTCTTGGGTATCTCAAGCCAGTTTTGAACCACCTGGTTTCACCATCGCAGTGGCAAAAGACCGGGCGATCGAGTCTTTAATGCACGTTGGGGATACCTTTGTCTTAAATGTGCTGGAAGAGAGCAAATATCAGCCTTTAATGAAGCATTTTCTCAAACGATTCCCCCCGGGTGCAGATCGTTTTGAGGGTGTTAAAACGCAACCGGCCAGCAATGGAGCTAAGATTTTAACCGAGTCTCTAGCCTACTTAGAATGTGAGGTGGTTAGCCGCATGGAATGTAGCGATCATTGGGTCGTTTATAGCAAAGTGACCAATGGTCGTGTATCTAACCTTGATGGTTTGACGGCGGTTCATCATCGCAAAGTGGGGAATTATTATTAA
- a CDS encoding cation:proton antiporter: MQEDYRLIIDLVSVLTAAGIGGVLAALLRQPILLGYLLAGIIIGPFGLGLIKELVQVETLAQLGVAFLLFTLGVEFSFSELQKVKVISLGGGALQIILTILMTVLVSLTMGWVSSPTQGIFLGAILSLSSTAVVFKALMERNETATPHGQVMLGILIVQDLALGLMLAVLPALNKPLEEIGLSVGIALLQIGIFALGAILVGKWLIPPLLRLLARTESRELFLLGVVALCLGIAVLTGWMGLSIEMGAFVAGLTISEVEYADQTLAYVEPLRDLCAALFFAAIGMLIDPLFLWNHLELILGLVALVFVGKFLIITPLVALFRYPLKTSLIAGLGLAQIGEFSFVLASEGQQLGLVSQKVYSLILGTTAVTLLFTPFVLRLLPVIFVWAESLPWLKSWLDQGNVPLEIAEDIPSRDHVIVCGYGRVGRNIVRLLREYGYSVLVIDQSEQQIQKLREAKIPYIYGNAASLQVLEKAEISQAKGMAIVLPDPMSTRLCLKRSLELSPELDIVVRANQDKDIELLYQLGAKEVVQPEFEASLELCAHLFVGLGLPLLGIQEEIQKIRYSHYLTLRPELSAGQVSRELQKAAQELNSKWYPLPANSPLVGMTLQETDLRHLTGVSLMAIERSSGEKMDYPNSQTVINEGDNLLLVGEPDELAGFEDLAKGDVAIPTENACCLWLLVSKNSPVIGKTLAELDIPQRFGVLIQAIRREGKYIRFPEGSKDIQGGDHLLLCGNLYSLTQVSEWITSEDNSTTSTENTATIVS; the protein is encoded by the coding sequence GTGCAGGAAGACTATAGATTAATTATCGATTTAGTATCAGTTTTGACAGCAGCAGGTATCGGAGGTGTGTTAGCGGCTTTATTAAGGCAGCCAATTCTTTTAGGCTACTTGCTGGCAGGTATCATTATCGGACCCTTTGGACTAGGATTAATAAAAGAACTGGTTCAAGTAGAGACATTAGCGCAATTAGGGGTAGCCTTTTTACTGTTTACCCTGGGAGTAGAGTTTTCCTTTTCCGAACTGCAAAAAGTCAAGGTTATCAGTTTGGGAGGAGGGGCACTACAAATCATCCTAACGATTTTAATGACCGTTCTGGTTTCTCTGACGATGGGATGGGTAAGTTCTCCCACTCAAGGCATATTTTTGGGAGCAATTCTCTCTCTCTCGTCAACCGCAGTAGTATTTAAAGCCTTAATGGAACGCAATGAAACTGCAACCCCTCACGGGCAAGTCATGCTAGGAATATTAATTGTACAAGACCTAGCCTTGGGCTTGATGTTGGCGGTATTGCCGGCTTTGAATAAACCCCTAGAAGAAATCGGTTTAAGCGTGGGGATAGCCTTGCTCCAAATCGGCATATTTGCCCTAGGAGCCATATTAGTGGGTAAATGGTTAATTCCTCCCCTATTGCGGTTGCTGGCGCGAACAGAAAGCCGCGAACTTTTTTTATTAGGAGTAGTCGCCCTCTGTCTAGGCATTGCCGTACTAACCGGATGGATGGGACTATCGATCGAAATGGGAGCCTTCGTAGCAGGGCTAACTATTTCAGAGGTAGAATATGCTGACCAAACCCTCGCTTATGTAGAACCCTTACGCGACCTTTGTGCGGCGCTGTTTTTTGCCGCCATCGGGATGTTAATAGATCCGCTCTTTCTGTGGAATCATCTAGAACTAATCTTAGGATTAGTGGCGTTGGTGTTTGTGGGAAAGTTCCTGATTATTACGCCGCTAGTGGCACTATTTCGCTATCCTCTGAAAACCTCTTTAATAGCCGGTTTAGGACTCGCCCAAATCGGGGAATTTTCCTTTGTGCTGGCCAGTGAAGGGCAACAATTAGGCTTAGTTTCCCAAAAAGTTTACTCACTGATATTAGGTACCACAGCAGTTACTCTACTGTTTACCCCTTTTGTACTACGATTATTACCGGTGATCTTTGTTTGGGCAGAGTCTTTACCCTGGCTGAAATCCTGGCTTGATCAAGGAAATGTGCCACTAGAAATAGCAGAGGATATCCCTTCTCGGGACCATGTCATAGTATGTGGTTATGGACGAGTAGGACGCAATATTGTGCGGCTGTTGCGGGAATACGGTTATTCAGTGCTAGTGATCGATCAGTCGGAACAGCAGATTCAAAAGCTAAGAGAAGCCAAAATTCCCTATATCTATGGCAATGCTGCCAGTTTACAAGTGCTAGAAAAGGCAGAAATCAGCCAAGCAAAAGGGATGGCTATTGTCCTTCCCGATCCCATGAGTACCCGCCTCTGTCTGAAGCGATCCTTAGAACTGAGTCCGGAACTAGATATTGTAGTACGAGCCAATCAAGACAAAGACATCGAACTCCTGTATCAACTTGGGGCTAAAGAAGTGGTGCAGCCGGAGTTTGAAGCGAGTCTAGAACTTTGTGCCCATCTGTTTGTCGGACTCGGACTTCCCTTACTCGGTATACAAGAAGAAATCCAAAAAATACGCTATTCTCACTATTTAACCCTACGTCCTGAACTGTCTGCGGGTCAAGTGTCCCGGGAGCTACAAAAAGCGGCTCAAGAACTCAACAGCAAGTGGTATCCCTTGCCGGCCAATTCGCCTCTGGTGGGTATGACCTTGCAAGAAACTGACCTTCGTCATTTAACGGGGGTGAGTCTGATGGCGATCGAGCGCTCAAGCGGGGAAAAGATGGATTATCCTAATAGCCAAACCGTGATCAACGAAGGCGATAATCTCTTGCTAGTGGGAGAACCAGACGAACTAGCCGGATTTGAGGACTTAGCTAAAGGAGATGTGGCGATTCCTACGGAAAATGCTTGTTGTCTGTGGCTATTAGTCTCAAAAAACAGTCCTGTTATTGGTAAGACCTTAGCCGAACTCGATATTCCTCAACGCTTTGGGGTATTGATCCAAGCCATTAGACGAGAAGGAAAATATATTCGATTTCCCGAGGGTAGTAAGGATATCCAAGGGGGCGATCACTTGTTACTGTGCGGGAATTTATACTCTCTTACTCAGGTGAGTGAATGGATAACATCAGAAGATAACAGCACGACTTCAACAGAAAACACAGCGACCATAGTGTCCTAA